Proteins from a single region of Argopecten irradians isolate NY chromosome 7, Ai_NY, whole genome shotgun sequence:
- the LOC138327127 gene encoding glyoxylate reductase/hydroxypyruvate reductase-like yields MIINHERKVKGQSLKVIGSMSVGFEHIDLGECKRRGIKVGHTPDVLTEAVAELTIALFQSAARRLKEGYACQSGEETSENALYLCGHEVSESTIGIVGLGRIGFAVAKRLQSFNAAKFLYTGNNKKSYADAVNAVFVSFDTLQESSDFVIACCSINAENRGLFDKFALTKMKKSAIFVNVSRGVLVNHDDLIEVLTTGEIFGAALDVTEPEPLPSCSPLFSLKNCLVTPHLGSASLKTRNGMARLTARNILAGIKGEKLPSEVHY; encoded by the exons atgattatcaacCACGAGCGGAAGGTGAAAG GTCAAAGTCTGAAGGTGATTGGATCCATGTCTGTTGGATTTGAACATATTGACCTCGGCGAGTGTAAACGTCGTGGTATCAAGGTTGGACACACCCCAGATGTACTCACGGAAGCAGTAGCTGAACTGACAATAGCTCTCTTCCAGTCGGCGGCTCGCAGACTAAAGGAAG GATATGCTTGCCAAAGCGGAGAGGAGACCTCGGAAAACGCTCTATATCTCTGTGGGCATGAGGTGAGCGAATCTACAATTGGAATTGTTGGGCTAGGACGCATCGGATTTGCGGTTGCTAAGCGACTTCAATCATTTAATGCGGCTAAATTTCTTTACACCGGAAATAATAAGAAATCTTACGCAGACGCAGTGAATGCAGTATTTGTATCGTTCGATACACTTCAAGAATCCTCCGATTTTGTTATTGCTTGTTGCTCTATTAATGCCGAAAACCGAGGTCTCTTCGACAAATTTGCATTAACCAAGATGAAGAAGTCGGCAATATTTGTCAATGTTTCCCGAGGCGTACTGGTAAACCATGACGATCTCATTGAAGTATTGACAACGGGAGAGATATTTGGGGCGGCACTTGACGTCACCGAACCAGAACCACTTCCATCTTGCAGTCCATTGTTCTCTCTGAAGAATTGTTTGGTTACGCCTCATCTTGGCAGCGCAAGTCTAAAAACGAGGAACGGAATGGCACGTCTGACCGCCAGGAATATTTTGGCTGGAATAAAAGGCGAAAAACTTCCTTCTGAAGTCCACTATTGA